The following coding sequences lie in one Capnocytophaga stomatis genomic window:
- a CDS encoding 2TM domain-containing protein, whose protein sequence is MQENKKTMEPAQYELFENAQRRIKQKKLLFLHLWVFVLGCIFMVVINKLLYSETTYNWYIWGILIWTFLFLLHVINVFVIERFMGKEWERKERQRLVELQQKKILKMEASVEKELQKEREKAQQELLKEQTLKEQTDVVIKPQDTQNQ, encoded by the coding sequence ATGCAAGAAAATAAAAAAACAATGGAACCGGCTCAATATGAGTTATTTGAAAACGCTCAGAGAAGAATAAAACAGAAAAAACTTTTGTTTTTACATCTGTGGGTATTTGTTTTGGGATGTATCTTTATGGTGGTAATCAATAAGTTACTCTATTCTGAAACAACATATAATTGGTACATTTGGGGGATTCTCATCTGGACGTTTCTTTTTTTGTTACACGTTATAAATGTCTTTGTGATAGAGCGTTTTATGGGAAAAGAATGGGAAAGAAAAGAACGTCAGCGTTTGGTTGAGTTACAGCAGAAGAAAATTCTGAAAATGGAAGCCAGCGTAGAGAAAGAACTTCAAAAAGAGAGAGAAAAAGCTCAACAAGAATTACTAAAGGAACAAACGTTGAAGGAACAAACAGATGTAGTAATTAAGCCACAAGATACTCAAAACCAATGA
- a CDS encoding DUF417 family protein: MEKLLTFLADSQRTFVNFIRVAIFIVMAWIGGLKAFQYEADGIVPFVINSPFMNFFYNNTGKTAVNDKGDTVAEYTLHKNPEGKMVAKNIEWHKQNGTYWFSYGLGTVICIIGLLVLLGIWSPKIGVIGGLLTFGMSIVTLSFLITTPEVYVPNLGGDMPTPNFGFPYLSGAGRLVLKDIIMSAGGLIAASEAAQRLLKRQ, from the coding sequence ATGGAAAAATTACTTACATTTTTGGCAGATAGCCAGCGTACTTTTGTGAATTTCATTCGAGTAGCAATTTTCATCGTAATGGCTTGGATTGGAGGTTTGAAAGCTTTTCAATACGAGGCAGACGGGATTGTTCCTTTTGTAATTAACAGCCCTTTTATGAACTTTTTCTACAATAACACAGGAAAAACTGCTGTAAATGACAAAGGAGATACAGTTGCTGAATACACTTTACACAAAAACCCTGAAGGGAAAATGGTTGCCAAAAACATTGAGTGGCACAAACAAAATGGAACCTACTGGTTTTCATACGGATTAGGAACTGTTATCTGCATAATCGGATTACTTGTTCTTTTAGGAATTTGGTCACCAAAAATTGGTGTTATCGGAGGGCTTCTTACCTTTGGTATGTCAATCGTAACTCTCTCATTCTTAATTACAACTCCTGAAGTTTACGTACCTAATTTAGGAGGAGATATGCCTACACCTAACTTCGGTTTCCCATATCTTTCAGGTGCAGGACGTTTGGTATTGAAAGATATCATTATGTCAGCAGGAGGTTTGATTGCAGCCTCTGAGGCAGCACAACGCTTACTTAAAAGACAATAA
- a CDS encoding ferredoxin encodes MVVVTLQRDKCIGCNYCVEMAPEQFQMSKKDGKSVLLRSTEKKGFFTLKSHDDNIFEPCEAAQKACPVKIISTKKI; translated from the coding sequence ATGGTAGTAGTAACCTTACAACGTGACAAATGCATTGGGTGTAATTACTGTGTGGAGATGGCTCCCGAGCAGTTTCAGATGTCCAAAAAAGACGGAAAAAGCGTATTGCTTCGTTCCACCGAAAAGAAGGGCTTTTTTACGTTGAAATCACACGATGATAACATTTTTGAACCTTGTGAAGCCGCCCAAAAAGCGTGTCCCGTTAAAATTATTTCTACCAAGAAGATATAA
- a CDS encoding dihydrofolate reductase: protein MITLIAAASENNALGRNGGLLWYLPEDFKRFKNLTTGHCIIMGRKTFETFPKLLPNRIHIVITRQENYTAEGCIVVSSLAEAIKKAKEIDENPYVIGGGEIYHLALDIADKIELTRVHATFDDADAFFPEIPKDKWKLESSHYVPKDERHQYDFTFETYVKKARI, encoded by the coding sequence ATGATAACACTGATTGCCGCAGCCTCTGAAAATAATGCTTTGGGGAGAAATGGAGGTTTACTTTGGTATCTTCCGGAAGATTTCAAACGATTCAAAAACCTAACCACCGGGCATTGTATCATAATGGGAAGAAAAACGTTTGAAACTTTTCCTAAGTTATTGCCTAACAGGATTCACATTGTAATTACACGGCAGGAAAATTACACGGCAGAGGGTTGTATTGTGGTCTCTTCCCTTGCTGAAGCAATAAAAAAAGCAAAGGAAATAGACGAAAATCCGTATGTAATAGGAGGAGGGGAAATTTATCATTTGGCGTTAGACATCGCTGACAAAATTGAACTGACACGCGTACACGCTACATTTGACGATGCAGATGCTTTTTTTCCGGAAATTCCTAAAGATAAGTGGAAATTGGAATCTTCACATTATGTGCCAAAAGATGAAAGACATCAATATGATTTTACATTTGAAACTTATGTAAAAAAGGCTCGAATCTAA
- a CDS encoding peptidase U32 family protein, translated as MTNSGKIELMAPAGNFESLQAAIDNGADSVYFGVDQLNMRARASINFTIDDLDEIAKRCHPKGIRTYLTLNTIIYDHDLSIIKTLLDAAKKANLTAVIAMDQAVIAYARQIGMEVHISTQINITNIETVRFYAMFADTMVMSRELSLRQVKKIAEQIQREQIKGPSGNLVEIEIFGHGALCMAVSGKCYLSLHSHNSSANRGACKQNCRKKYTVIDQESGFEIEIDNEYMMSPKDLCTIDFLDQVIDAGAKVLKIEGRGRAPEYVATVIKTYREAIDAYYEGTYSKEKVGKWMEALSTVYNRGFWSGYYLGQKLGEWSENPGSNATQKKVYVGQGKHYFPKSGIAEFLIEAYDIKVGDKLLITGPTTGVQEFVLENMMVNDAPAQTATKGDSCTIKTDFRIRLSDKLYKIVATEFAK; from the coding sequence ATGACAAATTCAGGAAAAATAGAGCTGATGGCTCCCGCAGGAAACTTCGAATCGTTACAAGCAGCTATTGATAATGGTGCTGATTCGGTATATTTTGGAGTTGACCAGCTGAATATGAGGGCAAGAGCGAGCATCAATTTCACCATTGACGATTTGGACGAAATTGCAAAACGTTGCCACCCAAAAGGTATCCGTACCTATCTTACCTTAAACACAATCATATACGACCACGATTTATCCATCATAAAAACCTTGCTCGACGCTGCAAAGAAGGCAAACTTAACCGCAGTGATTGCTATGGATCAAGCAGTGATTGCCTATGCTCGTCAAATTGGTATGGAAGTGCATATTTCTACCCAAATCAATATTACAAACATCGAAACGGTGCGTTTTTATGCAATGTTTGCCGACACAATGGTAATGAGTCGTGAATTGAGCCTTAGGCAGGTAAAGAAAATCGCCGAGCAAATCCAAAGGGAACAGATTAAAGGTCCGTCAGGGAATTTGGTCGAGATAGAAATCTTCGGTCACGGAGCGTTGTGTATGGCGGTTTCAGGAAAATGCTATTTGAGTTTGCATTCGCATAATTCATCGGCAAATCGAGGGGCGTGTAAGCAAAATTGCCGAAAAAAATACACGGTTATCGACCAAGAAAGTGGTTTTGAAATCGAAATCGATAACGAATATATGATGTCGCCCAAAGATTTGTGTACGATTGACTTTCTCGACCAAGTGATTGACGCAGGAGCCAAAGTACTCAAAATTGAAGGACGCGGAAGAGCTCCCGAATACGTGGCGACTGTCATAAAAACCTATCGTGAAGCCATCGATGCGTATTACGAGGGGACATACTCAAAAGAAAAGGTTGGAAAATGGATGGAAGCCCTTTCAACCGTTTACAACAGAGGATTTTGGAGTGGATATTATTTGGGACAGAAATTGGGAGAATGGAGCGAGAATCCGGGGTCGAACGCCACACAGAAAAAGGTGTATGTAGGACAAGGAAAGCACTATTTTCCAAAATCGGGGATTGCGGAATTTCTCATCGAAGCCTATGACATTAAAGTGGGCGACAAACTCCTCATTACAGGCCCTACCACAGGCGTACAGGAGTTCGTTTTGGAAAATATGATGGTCAATGACGCTCCTGCACAAACGGCAACCAAAGGCGACTCTTGCACCATCAAAACCGATTTCAGAATTCGTCTGTCAGATAAACTATATAAGATTGTAGCTACGGAGTTTGCGAAGTAG
- a CDS encoding HD family phosphohydrolase, giving the protein MKKFRYSLYLRESLIFKIIAFLVALILIVQVFPKKAKFKYEFQKGKLWQHETLYAPFDFPLKKTAEQIEAEKEEIKENSIVYYVKDTSVYQSVISNFNNKKESYFNDVPEQTKQELLAKAEEFLKKIYQDGVILSMESIGEGEINLIQHGNEFSEISANKVLKLNELNSEVTKYFAEYPYNKYKKKYHDLFFEILQPDISIEQNFTKKTLEENLKEIVYTRGWVKKGQLIIARGEMVEGERFNTLLSLQSEYEEETWNHKNYVWSLTGYYVLVSIVLLVIGLYLKIYEKSIYKNNVKITVILLNMLTIIAFVGIITRTFPQYIYIVPVGMMALILKSFFDLRTVIFVFIATILIIGFIVPNSFQFVFIQIVAVLAIIIAPRDLHYRLNSFVSAALITGAYFVIYIAFHAITEGTISGLNISLFTLFFLNGVGMLFSQPFTYIYEKSFGLVSDVSLLELSDTNSRLLRELSEKAPGTFQHSMQVANLAEAAASEIGANALLVRVGALYHDIGKMLNPVYFIENQKTSANPHDSLTPLQSAKIIIRHVTDGIELARKNKLPQRIIDFIRTHHGTSLTYYFFRKEQEQNPNCLESDFRYPGPKPFSKETAILMMADSVEAATKSLKNPTYEILDEFVEKIIKKQLDDNQFMNADITLKEIEKIKKVFKNKLTNIYHIRIEYPE; this is encoded by the coding sequence ATGAAAAAATTTCGGTATTCTTTATATTTGAGAGAATCTCTGATTTTCAAAATAATAGCTTTTTTGGTGGCTTTGATTCTTATAGTTCAAGTATTTCCTAAAAAGGCAAAATTTAAGTACGAATTTCAGAAAGGTAAGCTGTGGCAACACGAAACACTTTATGCTCCGTTTGATTTTCCTTTGAAAAAAACTGCGGAACAAATTGAGGCAGAAAAAGAAGAAATAAAGGAAAATTCAATTGTGTATTATGTGAAGGATACATCTGTTTATCAGTCTGTTATATCTAATTTCAATAATAAAAAAGAGTCATATTTTAATGATGTTCCCGAGCAAACAAAACAAGAATTACTTGCAAAAGCAGAGGAATTTTTGAAAAAGATTTATCAAGATGGAGTCATACTTTCAATGGAAAGCATTGGTGAGGGAGAAATAAACCTTATCCAACACGGTAATGAATTTTCTGAAATTTCAGCAAATAAGGTATTGAAGTTGAATGAGTTAAACTCGGAAGTTACAAAATATTTCGCCGAATATCCTTACAACAAATACAAGAAGAAATATCACGATTTGTTCTTTGAAATTTTGCAACCAGACATATCGATAGAGCAAAATTTTACAAAGAAAACACTTGAAGAAAATCTGAAAGAAATTGTTTACACGCGAGGTTGGGTAAAAAAAGGACAGCTTATCATCGCCAGAGGGGAAATGGTTGAAGGTGAGCGTTTTAATACGTTATTGTCCTTACAGTCTGAATATGAGGAGGAAACGTGGAATCATAAGAATTATGTGTGGTCATTAACAGGATATTACGTTTTGGTGAGCATAGTTCTTTTGGTTATAGGATTATATTTGAAAATTTACGAAAAAAGCATCTATAAGAATAACGTAAAAATAACTGTTATTCTGCTTAATATGCTCACAATAATTGCATTTGTGGGAATTATTACACGGACTTTCCCTCAGTATATTTACATCGTTCCTGTTGGTATGATGGCTTTGATACTCAAGTCTTTTTTTGATTTAAGAACGGTTATTTTCGTTTTCATAGCCACAATTTTGATAATAGGATTTATTGTTCCGAATAGCTTTCAATTTGTTTTTATTCAGATAGTTGCGGTTTTGGCTATTATCATTGCTCCGAGAGATTTACATTATCGTTTGAATAGCTTTGTATCAGCGGCTTTAATTACGGGAGCTTATTTTGTGATTTACATAGCTTTTCACGCAATTACGGAAGGAACCATTTCCGGATTGAACATTTCTTTGTTTACGCTTTTTTTTCTGAATGGAGTGGGAATGCTTTTCTCTCAGCCATTTACGTATATTTATGAAAAAAGTTTCGGGTTGGTTTCCGATGTTTCGCTTCTTGAGTTGAGCGACACAAATTCCAGATTATTGCGTGAACTTTCAGAGAAAGCTCCCGGCACATTTCAGCATTCAATGCAGGTGGCTAATTTGGCGGAAGCTGCGGCTTCTGAAATTGGTGCAAATGCTTTGTTGGTGAGGGTAGGGGCGTTGTATCACGATATCGGTAAGATGCTTAATCCTGTGTATTTTATTGAAAATCAGAAAACAAGTGCTAATCCTCACGATTCACTGACTCCTTTGCAAAGTGCTAAAATTATAATAAGGCACGTCACTGACGGAATTGAACTTGCACGCAAAAACAAGTTACCTCAGCGAATCATTGATTTTATCCGCACGCATCACGGCACCAGCCTAACATATTATTTTTTCAGAAAAGAACAAGAGCAAAATCCTAATTGTCTGGAGTCTGACTTCCGTTATCCTGGTCCTAAACCTTTTTCAAAGGAAACCGCAATTTTGATGATGGCAGATTCGGTGGAAGCAGCTACCAAAAGTTTAAAAAACCCAACATATGAAATACTTGATGAATTTGTAGAAAAAATCATCAAAAAGCAATTAGATGACAATCAGTTTATGAATGCGGATATCACGCTTAAGGAAATCGAAAAGATTAAAAAAGTCTTTAAAAATAAACTGACAAATATTTATCACATTCGGATAGAATATCCTGAGTAG
- a CDS encoding helix-turn-helix domain-containing protein — protein MSISIKNIAHTQLTENFSVEDYCIFAFRGSGTFSVDFVEYKYDGNTLLFLSPFQNFQKNEGNMEKINLLQFHGDFYCIEYHKKEVACNGLLFNNIFLLPHIKVSEKCFEEILHIFSRIENELLSESAYSQAILKAYLQLILALSSKEKSNILEKTEQNTEHNLALNFQKSLEEHFLTERGIQFYADQAYLSPDAFSKKIKQLLGKSPTKLIQERMILEAKKQLHLTHKTIKEIAFDMNFKDEFYFSRFFKKSVGKSPKFFRENVGISIVAK, from the coding sequence ATGTCTATTTCAATAAAAAATATTGCTCATACACAGCTCACTGAAAATTTCAGTGTGGAAGATTATTGCATTTTTGCTTTTCGCGGAAGTGGTACTTTTTCCGTTGATTTTGTGGAATATAAGTATGATGGTAATACGTTATTATTTCTTTCTCCCTTTCAAAATTTTCAGAAAAATGAAGGAAATATGGAAAAAATAAATCTGCTTCAATTTCACGGCGATTTTTATTGCATTGAATATCACAAAAAAGAAGTTGCCTGTAACGGACTGTTATTCAATAACATATTTCTTTTACCTCATATTAAAGTTTCTGAAAAATGCTTTGAGGAAATTTTGCACATTTTTTCTCGTATTGAAAATGAATTACTATCTGAATCTGCTTATTCTCAAGCCATACTCAAGGCGTACTTGCAGCTTATTTTGGCTCTTTCAAGCAAGGAAAAAAGTAATATTTTAGAAAAAACGGAACAAAACACTGAGCATAATTTGGCTCTGAATTTTCAGAAATCATTGGAAGAACATTTTTTAACCGAGCGTGGCATACAATTCTACGCCGACCAAGCATATTTATCTCCTGATGCTTTCAGCAAGAAAATCAAACAGTTATTAGGAAAATCTCCAACAAAATTGATACAGGAAAGGATGATTTTGGAAGCTAAAAAACAATTGCATCTAACGCATAAAACCATCAAGGAAATTGCTTTTGATATGAATTTCAAGGACGAATTTTACTTCAGTCGTTTTTTCAAAAAATCCGTTGGAAAATCTCCAAAATTTTTCAGAGAAAACGTAGGAATCTCAATCGTCGCAAAATAG
- a CDS encoding GmrSD restriction endonuclease domain-containing protein — MENLIINENNTETNKYEGDYDENESSASISEYDITVSPNDFNLGTIFNFIEKGVFKIPGFQRNYVWDIKRASKLIESLLMNIPIPQIFLYEEGKNNFLVIDGQQRLMSIYYFMKERFPKRDKRVELRKIFEENSKIPDEILYNNEYFIDFNLNLPEQLPDNPNKFNKKNYSTLEDTDKTALELKTIRNIIIRSNKENNHSVEFEIFNRLNTGGVNLKPQEIRTSLYHSKFYDMLYKINSSENWRSLLKNPTPNINMKEVEILLRGFAMLVNKNNYRPSMTKFLNIFSYEAKSFEKNKIDLLEKIFNKFIEFCVNLKDENLFFTSNNRFNISVYEAIFSTLCENAYQNEDENSISNTSLEKINRLKKDEDFIRASSYNTSSKKNVDERNRIAKQILLSDGE; from the coding sequence ATGGAAAATTTAATTATCAACGAAAATAATACAGAAACAAACAAATACGAAGGGGATTATGATGAAAATGAATCATCGGCTTCTATATCTGAATATGATATCACAGTATCTCCAAATGATTTCAATTTAGGAACTATTTTTAATTTTATAGAAAAAGGTGTTTTTAAAATACCAGGATTTCAAAGAAATTATGTTTGGGATATAAAAAGAGCTTCTAAATTAATAGAGTCACTATTGATGAATATTCCTATACCTCAAATATTTTTATACGAAGAAGGGAAAAATAATTTTTTAGTTATTGACGGACAGCAAAGGTTAATGTCTATATACTATTTTATGAAAGAAAGATTTCCAAAGAGAGACAAAAGGGTTGAATTACGAAAGATTTTTGAGGAAAATAGTAAAATTCCTGATGAAATATTATATAATAATGAATATTTTATAGATTTCAATTTAAATTTACCAGAGCAATTACCAGATAATCCAAACAAATTTAACAAAAAAAACTATTCTACTTTAGAGGATACAGATAAAACAGCACTCGAGTTAAAAACAATAAGAAATATAATAATAAGATCGAATAAAGAAAATAATCATTCTGTTGAATTTGAAATCTTTAATAGACTTAATACAGGGGGAGTAAATTTAAAACCACAAGAAATTAGAACAAGTTTATACCATTCGAAATTTTACGATATGTTGTATAAAATAAATTCATCTGAGAATTGGAGAAGTTTATTGAAAAATCCTACTCCAAATATAAATATGAAAGAAGTAGAAATTTTATTAAGAGGATTTGCTATGCTTGTGAATAAGAATAATTATAGACCAAGTATGACTAAGTTCCTTAATATATTCTCTTATGAAGCAAAATCTTTCGAGAAAAACAAAATAGATTTATTGGAAAAAATTTTTAATAAATTTATTGAGTTTTGTGTGAATCTAAAAGATGAAAATTTATTTTTTACATCAAATAATAGGTTTAATATTTCAGTGTATGAAGCTATTTTTTCAACATTGTGTGAAAACGCTTATCAGAATGAAGATGAAAACTCAATATCTAATACAAGTTTAGAAAAGATAAATAGATTGAAAAAGGATGAAGATTTCATCAGAGCATCATCTTATAATACTTCAAGTAAAAAAAATGTAGATGAGAGGAATCGTATTGCTAAACAAATATTGCTAAGTGATGGGGAGTAA
- a CDS encoding HEPN domain-containing protein: protein MGSNSVEQLWDEINNIRNILMDKDEVSLLVFYEKTMAKVFLFSCASFFEAEMKKILEEYVKNYISDKKIAELVKNKILSRDYHTLFNWNAANINNFTGLFGADFKKRVETEIENNANFKESTNAFLDIGKERNQSAHNDFASYNLPKTIEEVHTLYEKAKEFPIKMKELLTERNDETNEISSNS, encoded by the coding sequence ATGGGGAGTAATTCTGTTGAACAACTATGGGACGAAATTAATAATATTAGAAATATTTTAATGGATAAGGATGAAGTTTCCCTATTAGTTTTTTATGAAAAGACTATGGCAAAAGTATTTTTATTTTCTTGTGCTAGTTTTTTTGAAGCAGAAATGAAAAAAATATTAGAAGAATATGTGAAAAATTATATTAGTGATAAAAAAATAGCTGAGCTTGTAAAAAATAAGATTTTAAGTAGAGATTATCACACTCTATTTAATTGGAACGCAGCGAATATAAACAATTTTACAGGTTTGTTTGGTGCAGATTTTAAAAAGAGAGTAGAGACAGAAATAGAAAATAATGCAAATTTTAAAGAAAGTACGAATGCATTTTTGGATATAGGAAAAGAAAGAAATCAATCAGCACATAATGATTTTGCTTCATATAATTTACCTAAAACTATAGAAGAAGTTCATACATTATATGAAAAAGCGAAAGAATTTCCTATAAAAATGAAGGAATTACTGACTGAAAGAAATGATGAAACAAATGAAATAAGTAGTAACTCATAA
- a CDS encoding type IX secretion system plug protein has translation MKRLLYFIFAFLSMNLDAQILTEKNPSEYIKTIIFKASENERGQFPLVRINETFTLQFDDLRGAEEVYYYKITHCNADWSPSTLLKSEYIKGLDEQSFQSESSSYATLQIYSHYRLTFPNELTKITLTGNYLLSITDSYGEEIFSRRFVVYNPLVGVLAEVKRSRDLQFFDTKQVVQFSVKEKDIRLQDPKSTVQVAVLQNYRWDNAITKLKPQYVMGNELIYRYDSESAFWGGNEFLNFDSKDLRVASAGILRIEQNELFEHYLFGNESRANRVYTYFPDINGDFLVNTINGMNPDNESDYVWVHFALEGKPNYNSKEVYVYGKFSNYEISDAYKLTYNEKNGIFQGKVLLKQGFYNYKFATKDKNEINFNEVGGNFQQTENNYLILVYYRAPGALYDSVVGVGSASGANISR, from the coding sequence ATGAAACGATTATTGTATTTCATATTTGCATTTCTTTCTATGAATTTGGATGCTCAAATTTTGACAGAAAAGAATCCGTCTGAGTATATCAAAACAATCATTTTCAAAGCCTCTGAAAACGAAAGAGGACAATTTCCGTTGGTGCGTATCAATGAAACATTTACGTTACAGTTTGACGATTTGCGAGGTGCGGAAGAAGTTTATTACTATAAAATTACGCATTGCAATGCCGATTGGTCGCCTTCTACATTGCTGAAAAGTGAGTATATCAAAGGATTGGACGAACAATCTTTCCAGTCAGAAAGTAGTTCTTATGCTACATTACAGATTTACTCACATTACCGCTTAACATTCCCTAATGAGCTGACTAAAATAACATTAACAGGGAATTATTTGCTCTCAATAACAGATAGTTACGGAGAAGAAATCTTTTCACGCAGATTCGTGGTTTACAATCCGTTAGTAGGCGTTTTGGCTGAGGTGAAGCGTTCCCGTGACTTGCAATTTTTTGACACAAAACAAGTAGTTCAATTTTCTGTAAAAGAGAAAGATATACGCTTGCAAGACCCGAAATCTACCGTGCAAGTTGCTGTTTTACAGAACTATCGTTGGGATAATGCCATAACGAAATTGAAACCACAATATGTTATGGGTAACGAATTGATTTACAGGTATGATTCAGAAAGTGCTTTTTGGGGAGGGAATGAGTTTTTGAATTTTGACAGTAAGGATTTACGAGTTGCTTCGGCTGGAATTCTTCGGATAGAGCAAAATGAATTATTTGAACATTATCTGTTTGGAAATGAAAGTCGTGCAAATCGAGTTTATACATACTTTCCTGATATTAACGGTGATTTTCTGGTAAATACGATAAACGGAATGAATCCTGATAATGAGTCTGATTACGTTTGGGTTCATTTTGCTTTGGAAGGAAAACCAAATTATAATTCAAAGGAAGTTTATGTTTACGGAAAATTCTCAAATTATGAAATTTCAGATGCTTACAAGCTGACATATAACGAGAAAAATGGAATTTTTCAAGGGAAAGTACTTTTAAAACAAGGTTTTTATAATTACAAATTTGCTACGAAAGATAAAAACGAAATAAATTTTAACGAAGTAGGCGGAAATTTTCAGCAAACGGAAAATAATTATTTGATTCTGGTATATTATCGAGCTCCCGGAGCTTTGTATGATTCTGTTGTTGGCGTTGGTTCTGCAAGCGGAGCAAATATTTCAAGATAA
- a CDS encoding DUF6132 family protein — translation MKYLIKNKWIIIGVFLGAIAGYLYYYYIGCASGTCAITSNPLNSTLYGAVMGGLLLSILVPTKKNTKMLKEVAPKAVVIDVRTPSEFQSGHFENSVNIPLDEIPNRIAEIKSFNKPVICCCRSGMRSQKAAKLLQNQGIECYSGGSWQEVKDLY, via the coding sequence ATGAAATATCTTATCAAAAACAAATGGATAATAATAGGCGTTTTTTTAGGAGCTATCGCAGGATATCTGTACTATTATTATATTGGCTGTGCATCAGGAACTTGTGCTATTACTTCTAATCCGCTAAATAGTACACTTTACGGGGCTGTTATGGGCGGGCTGCTGTTGAGCATTCTTGTTCCGACGAAGAAAAATACAAAAATGTTAAAGGAAGTCGCTCCGAAAGCTGTGGTTATTGATGTTCGAACTCCGTCAGAATTTCAGTCGGGGCATTTTGAAAATTCTGTGAATATTCCTTTGGATGAAATTCCAAACAGAATAGCTGAAATCAAATCATTTAACAAGCCTGTTATCTGTTGTTGCCGTTCAGGAATGAGAAGCCAGAAAGCAGCAAAACTTCTACAAAATCAAGGAATTGAATGTTACAGCGGAGGTTCGTGGCAAGAAGTAAAAGATTTATATTAA
- a CDS encoding Maf-like protein, giving the protein MKNIILASASPRRQQFFKELHLNYEIILKPIDETYPENLQREEITDYLSVQKAKPFFGTLKENDILITSDTIVWHEGKALGKPKDYDEGFEMLKSLSGKQHEVITSVCFTTSKKQKIVNCVTKVTFKTFTDKEIDFYLTEYKPYDKAGAYGIQEWIGYVGVTAIEGSYNNVIGLPTHLVYSALEEFENAR; this is encoded by the coding sequence ATGAAGAACATCATTTTGGCATCGGCATCTCCTCGCAGGCAGCAGTTTTTCAAGGAGTTGCATCTGAATTATGAGATAATTTTAAAACCCATTGATGAAACCTATCCGGAAAATTTGCAAAGGGAGGAAATAACAGATTATTTATCTGTCCAAAAAGCTAAACCATTTTTCGGCACATTGAAGGAAAATGATATTTTGATTACTTCAGATACTATTGTGTGGCACGAAGGAAAGGCTCTCGGGAAACCTAAAGATTATGATGAAGGATTTGAAATGCTCAAATCGTTGTCGGGCAAGCAACACGAGGTGATTACGTCAGTTTGTTTTACCACGTCGAAAAAGCAAAAAATAGTCAATTGTGTTACAAAAGTGACTTTTAAAACGTTTACAGACAAGGAAATAGATTTTTATCTGACAGAATACAAACCTTATGATAAGGCTGGAGCTTATGGCATTCAGGAATGGATTGGTTATGTGGGAGTTACAGCTATCGAGGGTTCTTATAATAATGTTATTGGTCTTCCTACTCATTTGGTTTACAGTGCTTTGGAAGAATTTGAAAATGCAAGATAA
- a CDS encoding porin family protein produces the protein MKKFLFLIFAIASFSQMQAQYIGVRAGYNHSTLSGDTSQGSSVRGNHGIYAGVTLEFPLSRFFSFQTEASYSRIGAKISSPSVGNTNLTLDYLSVPALAKINIYEGLSLHTGPQFNFLVNNNDFSFEKDEVFTTVSRKAVDSFDMSLVVGVNYRTSFGWCFEARFSQGLTNILESEESSLTNTGFSPNYNFKNTVLSVGVGYVF, from the coding sequence ATGAAAAAGTTTCTATTTTTAATTTTCGCAATCGCATCATTTTCACAGATGCAAGCTCAATACATCGGGGTTAGAGCGGGGTACAATCATTCTACTTTGAGCGGAGACACCTCCCAAGGCTCTTCGGTTCGTGGCAATCACGGAATTTATGCCGGAGTAACTTTAGAATTTCCGCTTTCGAGATTTTTTTCTTTCCAAACCGAAGCTTCATATTCTCGGATAGGAGCGAAAATCAGTTCGCCAAGCGTTGGAAACACAAATTTGACTTTGGATTATTTGAGCGTTCCTGCTTTGGCTAAAATTAATATATATGAAGGATTGAGCCTGCACACCGGTCCTCAATTTAATTTTTTAGTCAATAATAATGACTTTTCTTTCGAGAAGGACGAAGTTTTCACCACTGTCAGCCGTAAAGCTGTGGATTCTTTTGATATGTCATTAGTGGTTGGAGTCAATTACAGAACGAGTTTTGGTTGGTGCTTTGAGGCACGATTTAGCCAAGGTTTGACCAACATTCTTGAGTCAGAAGAAAGCTCACTAACGAATACGGGATTTAGTCCTAATTATAATTTCAAAAACACGGTTCTTTCTGTAGGAGTGGGCTACGTTTTTTAA